The following coding sequences are from one Kwoniella bestiolae CBS 10118 chromosome 2, complete sequence window:
- a CDS encoding mitochondrial import inner membrane translocase subunit TIM22 → MALPLPTTMPLLCPIYLPGQEPVPPGTSDWEKQEMQTALRYQKYLGMAMESCPLKVVLSGGAGFALGGFFSLMSATFAYEDPLSRASSQLSTRAQTMFVFKEMGRNMWSSGKGFAKVGMIYSGVECCIEGYRAKNDITNAVSAGFLSGAILARNAGLKAAVGGGMAFAAFSGAIDWYMRKEPAE, encoded by the exons ATGGCCCTCCCATTACCCACCACCATGCCCTTGCTCTGTCCCATATATCTACCAGGCCAAGAACCCGTACCGCCCGGAACGAGTGATTGGGAGAAACAGGAGATGCAGACTGCGTTGAGGTATCAGAAGTATCTCGGTATGGCCATGGAGAGCTGTCCTCTGAAAGTGGTCTTGTCGGGTGGAgcgg GCTTCGCCCTAGGAGGGTTTTTCTCCCTCATGTCAGCTACCTTCGCCTACGAAGACCCTTTATCCCGAGCCTCATCCCAGCTATCTACAAGGGCGCAAACGATGTTTGTGTTTaaagagatgggaagaaacATGTGGAGCAGCGGTAAAGGTTTTGCTAAAGTCGGTATGATCTATTCCGGTGTGGAATGTTGTATTGagggg TACCGAGCCAAAAACGATATAACCAACGCCGTCTCAGCAGGTTTCCTATCCGGTGCGATCCTAGCTCGAAACGCAGGTCTGAAAGCTGCCGTAGGAGGTGGGATGGCGTTCGCGGCGTTCTCAGGAGCGATCGATTGGTACATGAGGAAAGAGCCTGCCGAGTGA